Within the Staphylococcus argenteus genome, the region TGAATTAGGTAAAACATTCTCAAAAGGTTTACTAATGGGTGCAAGAGGTAACTCTGGTGTCATCTTGTCACAATTATTCAGAGGATTTTGTAAAAATATTGAAAGTGAATCTGAAATTAATTCAAAATTATTAGCTGAAAGTTTTCAAGCTGGTGTAGAAACAGCATATAAAGCAGTAATGAAACCTGTTGAAGGGACGATATTAACTGTCGCTAAAGATGCAGCGCATGCAGCAGTTGAAAAAGCACAAAACACTGAGGACTGCATTGAATTAATGGCTTATATTATTGATAAAGCTAATGAATCTCTTGAAAATACACCAAACTTATTGGCAGTGCTAAAAGAAGTTGGAGTCGTTGATAGTGGTGGTAAAGGATTACTATGTGTTTATGAAGGTTTCTTAAAAGCACTTAAAGGTGAAAAAGTAGAAGCGAAAGTTGAGAAACTTGATAAAGATGAATTTGTACATGATGAGCATGACTTCCATGGTGTAATTAACACTGAAGATATCATCTATGGTTATTGTACTGAAATGATGGTTCGTTTCGGTAAAAATAAAAAAGCATTTGATGAACAAGAATTCAGACAAGATATGAGTCAATTTGGTGATTCATTACTAGTAATTAATGATGATGAAATCGTAAAAGTTCATGTGCATACAGAACACCCAGGTGATGTGTTTAATTATGGTCAACAATATGGTGAATTAATTAAACTTAAAGTTGAAAATATGAGAGAACAACATCGTGAAGTAATTAGAAAAGAACAACATACAACTAAGCCAGAAATGGAAACAGTTGAAACAGCCATCATTACTATTTCTATGGGTGAAGGTATTTCAGAAATATTTAAATCAATGGGCGCAACACATATTATTAGTGGTGGGCAAACAATGAATCCATCTACTGAAGATATCGTCAAAGTTATCGAACAATCACAATGTAAACGCGCTATCATTTTACCAAACAATAAAAATATTTTAATGGCAAGTGAACAAGCTGCAAGTATTGTAGATGCAGAAGCGGTAGTGATTCCAACTAAATCAATTCCACAAGGTATAAGTGCATTATTCCAATACGATGTGGATGCATCTCTTGAAGACAATAAAATGCAAATGACTGAAGCAGTTAATGCTGTTAAATCGGGTTCTTTAACGTATGCTGTGCGCGATACGAAAATCGACGGTGTTGAGATTAAAAAGGATGCATTCATGGGCTTGATTGAAGACAAGATTGTAAGTAGTCAAAGTGACCAATTTGCAACAATTTCTGAATTATTAAATGTAATGTTAGCTGAAGATAGTGAGATACTAACTGTCATTATTGGGCAAGATGCGGATAAAGCAGTGACAGATGAAATGCTAAATTGGGTTGAAGAACAATATCCTGATGTTGAAGTAGAAGTTCATGAAGGTGGACAACCAATTTATCAATATTTCTTTTCAGTTGAATAAAAATAAATTAAAAAACTACCGACAATAAAAAGTGTTGGTAGTTTTTTATTTATAATTTGAATATGAAATGACATAGTTGATAGTCAATAAAAATATCATGTTTAACTTGGACATGATAAAATAAAGTACATATTTAGTGAACGGAAAATCAAACTAAACATAGGTGATTCATTTTGGCGAAAGTTAATTTAATAGAAAGTCCATATAGTTTAAGAGAACTTAAAGGTATAGGACCTAAAAAGATAGAAGTTTTACAACAATTAAATATACATACAGTAGAAGACCTCGTTTTGTATTTGCCAACAAGATATGAAGATAATACAGTCATTGATTTAAACCAAGCTGAAGATCAAGCAACTGTTAATATTGTAGGGCAAGTATATACTGCACCAATAGTGGCATTTTTTGGAAGAAATAAATCAAAATTAACCGTTCATTTAATGGTTAATAACATTGCGGTCAAGTGTATATTTTTCAATCAACCATACTTAAAAAAGAAAATCGAATTAAATCAAACAATAACAGTAAAAGGTAAATGGAATAGAGTTAAACAAGAAATTACTGGCAATAGAGTATTCTTCAATTCGGAATCTGTTCAATCTCCGGAAAATTCGGATATTCAGCTTGAACCGGTTTATCGCATTAAAGAAGGTATTAAACAGAAGCAATTGAGAGATCAAATCAGACAAGCATTAAGTGATGTAACGATTCATGAATGGTTAACAGATGAGTTGAGAGAGAAGTATAAACTAGAAACATTAGATTTTACATTGAATACTTTACATCATCCTAAAAACAAGTCGGAATTATTACGTGCTCGTAGAACCTATGCTTTCACAGAGTTGTTTTTATTCGAATTACGTATGCAATGGCTTAACAGATTAGAAAAGTCATCCGATGATGCGATTGAAATTGATTACGATTTAAATGAAGTGAAAGCGTTTATAGAACGATTGCCTTTTGAACTTACGGATGCTCAAAAATCCAGTGTGAATGAAATATTCAGAGATTTGAAAGCGCCAATACGCATGCATCGTTTACTTCAAGGTGATGTGGGTTCTGGGAAAACGGTTGTTGCAGCAATTTGCATGTATGCATTGAAAACTGCTGGATATCAATCAGCATTAATGGTTCCGACTGAAATTTTAGCTGAACAACATGCTGAAAGCTTGATTTCTTTGTTTGGTGATTCTATGAATGTAGCGTTACTTACTGGGTCTGTTAAAGGTAAGAAACGTAAAATTCTTTTAGAACAACTTGAAAATGGTACGATCGATTGTTTAATTGGAACCCATGCATTGATTCAAGATGATGTTATTTTTCAAAATGTCGGATTGGTAATAACTGATGAACAACATCGTTTTGGTGTGAACCAACGCCAACTTTTAAGAGAAAAAGGTGCCATGACAAATGTCTTATTTATGACCGCTACACCTATTCCAAGAACATTAGCAATTTCAGTGTTTGGTGAAATGGACGTATCATCAATTAAACAACTGCCAAAAGGACGTAAACCTATTATTACAACATGGGCAAAGCATGAGCAATATGATAAAGTCTTGATGCAGATGACTGCAGAATTGAAAAAAGGTCGACAGGCATATGTTATTTGTCCTCTTATAGAAAGTTCTGAGCACCTCGAAGATGTTCAAAATGTTGTGGCTTTATTTGAATCATTGCAACAATATTATGGAGTGTCACGTGTAGGTCTACTACACGGAAAATTATCTGCAGATGAAAAAGATGATGTTATGCAAAAATTTAGTAATCATGAGATTGATATTTTAGTATCTACAACAGTAGTCGAAGTAGGTGTTAATGTGCCAAATGCTACTTTTATGATGATTTATGATGCTGATCGATTTGGATTATCTACTTTGCATCAGTTGAGAGGTCGTGTAGGAAGAAGTGATCAACAAAGTTATTGTGTTTTAATAGCATCACCTAAAACTGAAACAGGTATCGAAAGAATGACGATTATGACACAAACAACAGATGGTTTTGAGCTGAGTGAGCGCGATTTAGAAATGCGAGGGCCAGGTGATTTCTTTGGTGTTAAACAAAGTGGTTTGCCAGACTTTTTAGTCGCTAATTTAGTTGAAGATTATCGCATGTTAGAAGTTGCTCGTGATGAAGCGGCAGAACTGATTCATTCTGGTGTATTCTTTGAAAATACGTATCAACATTTGCGTCATTTTATTGAGGAGAATTTATTACATCGAAGTTTTGACTAATTGTTATAAATTTGTAGAATTTCTATGGAATTCTCTGTGTTGGGGCCCACCCCAACTTGCATTGTTTGTAGAATTTCTTTTCGAAATTCTCTGTGTTGGGGCCCCGCCAACTACTACCTATATAACATTTTAGTTCCTTAAACTTTGTGACTTATTAAAAATGGTTTCAGAGATGAGTATACACACATTATTTTAAATATGTGATAAGTTGTTTTTAAAATGCTAAGTGCAACACTTCGTTATTTGAGTGATATGACACTGGAACTATTTGAATGTAAAGTGGTATTTTAACAATTTATAAATTTTCGACTAAATAATAACTAAATATTACAGTTATTTGTTGAGTGATTTAAATAGAAAGTGTTATGATATGTGAGGAATGTTTAAGACTAGGTACTAAAAAATGAGGGGTGAGACGTTGAAACTAAAGAAAGACAAACGTAGAGAAGCAATCAGACAACAAATTGATAGCAATCCCTTCATCACAGATCATGAACTAAGCGATTTATTTAATGTTAGTATTCAAACAATTCGTTTAGATCGTACTTTTTTAAACATCCCTGAATTAAGGAAGCGCATTAAATTAGTTGCTGAAAAAAATTATGACCAAATAAGTTCAATTGAAGAACAAGAATTTATTGGTGATTTGATTCAAGTCAATCCAAACGACAAAGCGCAATCGATATTAGATATTACATCGGATTCTGTTTTTCATAAATCTGGAATTGCGCGTGGACATGTATTATTCGCTCAAGCCAATTCATTATGTGTTGCACTTATAAAGCAACCAACTGTTTTGACACATGAAAGTACTATTCAATTTATTGAAAAAGTTAAATTAAATGATACAGTGAGAGCGGAAGCACAAGTTGTAAATCAAACAACGAAACATTATTACGTCGAAGTAAAGTCATATGTTAAACATAAATTAGTTTTCAAAGGAAATTTTAAAATGTTTTATGATAAGCGAGGATAAAAATATGGTTAAATTAGCAATTGATATGATGGGTGGCGACAACGCGCCTGATATCGTATTAGAAGCGGTACAAAAGGCTGTCGAAGATTTTAAAGATTTAGAAATTATATTATTCGGTGATAAAGCGAAATATACTTTGAATCATGAGCGAATCGAATTTAGACATTGTTCTGAAAAGATTGAAATGGAAGATGAACCTGTTAGGGCAATTAAACGTAAAAAAGATAGTTCAATGGTGAAAATGGCTGAAGCTGTAAAATCAGGTGAGGCAGATGGATGTGTTTCAGCAGGTAATACAGGTGCTTTGATGTCAGCTGGTTTATTCATTGTCGGTCGTATCAAAGGTGTCGCAAGACCGGCATTAGTTGTAACTTTGCCGACAATCGATGGTAAAGGTTTTGTCTTTTTAGACGTTGGCGCCAATGCAGATGCTAAGCCAGAACATTTATTACAATATGCTCAATTAGGTAATATTTATGCTCAAAAGATTAGAGGTATTAATAATCCAAAAATTTCTTTATTAAACATAGGCACTGAACCAGCAAAAGGTAATAGTTTAACGAAAAAATCTTATTCGCTATTAGATCAAGAAGACACATTAAATTTTGTTGGAAACATTGAAGCGAAAACATTAATGGATGGCGATACTGATGTTGTAGTTACAGATGGCTATACAGGAAACATGGTACTTAAAAATTTAGAAGGTACTGCAAAATCAATTGGCAAAATGTTGAAAGATACCATTATGAGTAGTACTAAAAATAAAATAGCAGGAGCAATTTTGAAAAAAGATTTAGATGCATTTGCTAAAAAAATGGATTACTCAGAATATGGTGGTTCAGTACTTTTAGGATTAGAAGGAACCGTAGTAAAAGCGCATGGTAGTTCTAATGCAAAAGCTTTTTATTCTGCAATTAGACAAGCGAAAATCGCTGGAGAGCAAAATATTGTTCGAACAATGAAAGAGACTGTAGGTGAATCAAATGGGTAAAACAGCAATTATTTTTCCAGGACAAGGTGCCCAAAAAGTTGGTATGGCACAAGATTTATATAACAACAATGAACTAGCAACTGAAATTTTAACTTCAGCAGCAAATACATTAGATTTTGATATTTTAGAGACGATGTTTACTGATGAAGATGGCAAATTAGGTGAAACAGAAAACACACAACCAGCTTTATTAACACATAGTTCTGCATTATTGGTAGCACTTAGAAATTTGAATCCAGATTATACTATGGGGCATAGTTTAGGTGAGTATTCAAGTTTAGTTGCAGCTAATGTATTATCATTTGAAGATGCAGTTAAAATTGTTAGAAAACGCGGTCAATTAATGGCACAAGCATTTCCAACTGGCGTAGGTAGCATGGCAGCTGTGTTGGGCTTAGATTACAAAGAAGTTGATAATATATGCAAATCGTTATCAACAGAAGATATGATCATCGAACCAGCAAATATAAATTGTCCAGGACAAATTGTTGTTTCAGGTCACAAAGAATTAATTGATGAACTTGTTGAAAAAGGTAAATCTTTAGGCGCAAAACGTGTGATGCCTCTTGCGGTTTCAGGGCCATTCCATTCTTCGTTAATGAAAGTTATTGAAGAAGACTTTTTAAATTATATTAATCAATTCGAATGGAACGATGCAAAGTTTCCTGTAGTTCAAAATGTAAACGCTCAAGGTGAGACGGATAAAGAAGTAATTAAATTGAACATGGTAAAACAACTATATTCACCAGTACAATTTATTAAATCGACTGAATGGTTAATAGATCAAGGTGTTGATCATTTCATTGAGATAGGTCCTGGTAAAGTTTTATCTGGCTTAATTAAAAAAATAAATAGAGATGTTAAATTAACATCTATTCAAACTTTAGAAGATGTGAAAGGATGGAATGAAAATGACTAAAAGTGCTTTAGTAACAGGAGCATCAAGAGGTATTGGACGTAGTATAGCGTTACAATTAGCAGAAGAAGGATATAATGTAGCAGTAAACTATGCAGGCAGCAAAGAGAAAGCTGAAGCAGTAGTCGAAGAAATTAAAGCTAAAGGTGTAGACAGTTTTGCAATTCAAGCAAATGTTGCTGATGCCGATGAAGTGAAAGCAATGATTAAAGAAGTGGTGAGTCAATTTGGCTCTTTAGATGTTTTAGTAAATAATGCCGGTATTACGCGTGATAATTTATTAATGCGTATGAAAGAACAAGAGTGGGATGATGTTATTGACACGAACTTAAAAGGTGTATTTAATTGCATCCAAAAAGCAACACCTCAGATGTTAAGACAACGTAGTGGAGCAATTATTAACTTATCAAGTGTTGTTGGTGCTGTAGGTAATCCTGGACAAGCTAATTATGTTGCTACTAAAGCGGGTGTAATTGGATTAACAAAATCTGCAGCGCGTGAATTAGCTTCACGTGGTATTACAGTTAACGCTGTAGCTCCTGGATTTATTGTTTCTGATATGACAGATGCATTAAGTGATGAGTTAAAAGAACAAATGCTTACGCAAATTCCATTAGCTCGTTTCGGGCAAGATACTGATATTGCCAACACTGTTGCATTCTTAGCATCAGATAAAGCGAAATATATTACTGGACAAACTATTCATGTAAATGGCGGTATGTTCATGTAATATATTTGAGCTAAAGCTCATTGACGCAGTAGCTGACTGGTCATCCAAAGGAGAATTGCCTGACCTAGTCAACTTTGCGGGGGAAATTCTAAGCAACCTAGATAAGGTTCCAGAATTTCTCCCTAAGAAACAGTAATCAATAAAATTGATAACTGGTCAGAGGAATACCTGAGCTAAAGCTCATGCATAAGAAACAGTAATCATTAAAAATGATAACTGGTCAGAGGAACACTTGAGCTAAAGCTCATGCATAAGAAACAGTAATCAATAAAATTGATAACTGATCAGAGGAACACCTGAGCTAAAGCTCAAGGAAAAGATGCAGTAATCAATAAAATTGATAACTGGTCAAAGGAACACTTGAGCTAAAGCTCAAGGAAAAGATGCAGTAATCAATAAAATTGAAAACTGATCAGAGGAATACCTGAGCTAAAGCTCATGCATAAGAAACAGTAATCAATAAAATTGATAACTGTTTCTAAAATTTCTACTTGTTTTTTAGAATTTAAAATGGGAAAATATAGTAGTCTATGTATAGGCATTTTTAAAGGAGGTGAATCGACGTGGAAAATTTCGATAAAGTAAAAGATATCATCGTTGACCGTTTAGGTGTAGACGCTGATAAAGTAACTGAAGATGCATCTTTCAAAGATGATTTAGGCGCTGACTCACTTGATATCGCTGAATTAGTAATGGAATTAGAAGACGAGTTTGGTACTGAAATTCCTGATGAAGAAGCTGAAAAAATCAACACTGTTGGTGATGCTGTTAAATTTATTAACAGTCTTGAAAAATAATAAATCTTACATCTGGGTCGTCAGTATTGTCGACTCAGTTTTTTTCTTTAATTATCAATAGTTTTAACGTAAAATTAAAGATGATTCGAGAGCAATACATAAAGGAGATAATGAAATGTCTAAACAAAAGAAAAGTGAGATAGTAAATCGTTTTAGAAAGCGCTTTGATACTAAAATGACAGAATTAGGCTTTACTTATCATAATATTGATTTATACCAACAAGCATTTTCACATTCAAGTTTTATTAATGATTTTAATATGAATCGCTTAGATCACAACGAACGTTTAGAATTTTTGGGTGATGCGGTATTAGAATTGACGGTTTCACGATATTTATTTGATAAACACCCTAACTTGCCGGAAGGGAATTTAACAAAAATGCGTGCCACTATTGTATGTGAGCCCTCACTTGTAATATTTGCGAATAAAATTGGATTAAACGAAATGATTTTACTTGGGAAAGGTGAAGAAAAAACCGGTGGACGTACACGACCATCATTAATTTCTGATGCATTTGAAGCATTTATAGGTGCCATGTACTTAGATCAAGGATTAGATGTGGTTTGGCGCTTTGCTGAGAAAGTTATTTTCCCGCATGTAGAACAAAATGAATTATTAGGTGTTGTTGATTTTAAAACGCAATTTCAAGAATATGTACATCAACAAAATAAAGGTGATGTAACATATAACCTGATTAAAGAAGAAGGTCCTGCACATCATCGATTATTTACATCTGAAGTTATCTTGCAAGGACAAGCAATAGCTGAAGGTAAAGGGAAAACAAAAAAAGAATCAGAGCAACGTGCTGCTGAAAGCGCATATAAACAATTAAAACAAATAAAATAATGTGTGAATAGATATTAAAAAAGGGTTTATGAAAGAATTTTTTATATTTTATTGAACAACTGTGTTATAAACTTTACATAAATGAATTAAAACTTGCACATGTTCTATAAAATAGTGATAAGGAGTTAAGAATGGTTTATTTAAAATCAATAGATGCCATTGGATTTAAATCTTTTGCAGATCAAACGAATGTACAATTTGATAAAGGTGTTACTGCAATAGTTGGTCCAAATGGAAGTGGTAAAAGTAATATTACAGATGCCATTAAATGGGTATTGGGTGAACAATCAGCAAAATCACTACGTGGTTCTAAAATGGAAGATATAATTTTTTCAGGAGCAGAACACCGTAAGGCCCAAAATTATGCTGAAGTACAATTAAGACTAGATAATCATTCTAACAAGCTCAGCGTTGATGAAAATGAAGTTGTTGTCACAAGAAGATTATATCGCAGCGGTGAAAGTGAGTACTACTTAAATAATGATCGTGCAAGGTTAAAAGATATTGCCGATTTATTTTTAGATTCTGGATTGGGTAAAGAAGCTTATAGTATTATATCTCAAGGTAGAGTCGATGAGATACTTAATGCGAAACCAATTGATAGACGTCAAATTATTGAAGAATCAGCAGGAGTGCTTAAATACAAAAAGCGTAAAGCTGAATCATTAAATAAATTGGATCAAACTGAGGATAATTTAACTAGGGTTGAAGATATTTTATACGATTTAGAAGGTCGTGTAGAACCACTTAAAGAAGAGGCGACAGTTGCAAAAGAATATAAAACACTTTCACAACAAATGAAGCATAGCGACATCGTTGTAACAGTGCATGATATCGATCAATATACTAATGATAATCAACAATTAGATCAACGTTTAAATGATTTAAAAGGTCAACAAGCTGCAAAAGAATCGGATAAACAAAGTCTAAGCCAGAAAATCCAACAATATAAAG harbors:
- the fakA gene encoding fatty acid kinase catalytic subunit FakA, which encodes MISKINGKLFADMIIQGAQNLSNNADFVDSLNVYPVPDGDTGTNMNLTMTSGREEVENNLSKNIGELGKTFSKGLLMGARGNSGVILSQLFRGFCKNIESESEINSKLLAESFQAGVETAYKAVMKPVEGTILTVAKDAAHAAVEKAQNTEDCIELMAYIIDKANESLENTPNLLAVLKEVGVVDSGGKGLLCVYEGFLKALKGEKVEAKVEKLDKDEFVHDEHDFHGVINTEDIIYGYCTEMMVRFGKNKKAFDEQEFRQDMSQFGDSLLVINDDEIVKVHVHTEHPGDVFNYGQQYGELIKLKVENMREQHREVIRKEQHTTKPEMETVETAIITISMGEGISEIFKSMGATHIISGGQTMNPSTEDIVKVIEQSQCKRAIILPNNKNILMASEQAASIVDAEAVVIPTKSIPQGISALFQYDVDASLEDNKMQMTEAVNAVKSGSLTYAVRDTKIDGVEIKKDAFMGLIEDKIVSSQSDQFATISELLNVMLAEDSEILTVIIGQDADKAVTDEMLNWVEEQYPDVEVEVHEGGQPIYQYFFSVE
- the recG gene encoding ATP-dependent DNA helicase RecG, whose amino-acid sequence is MAKVNLIESPYSLRELKGIGPKKIEVLQQLNIHTVEDLVLYLPTRYEDNTVIDLNQAEDQATVNIVGQVYTAPIVAFFGRNKSKLTVHLMVNNIAVKCIFFNQPYLKKKIELNQTITVKGKWNRVKQEITGNRVFFNSESVQSPENSDIQLEPVYRIKEGIKQKQLRDQIRQALSDVTIHEWLTDELREKYKLETLDFTLNTLHHPKNKSELLRARRTYAFTELFLFELRMQWLNRLEKSSDDAIEIDYDLNEVKAFIERLPFELTDAQKSSVNEIFRDLKAPIRMHRLLQGDVGSGKTVVAAICMYALKTAGYQSALMVPTEILAEQHAESLISLFGDSMNVALLTGSVKGKKRKILLEQLENGTIDCLIGTHALIQDDVIFQNVGLVITDEQHRFGVNQRQLLREKGAMTNVLFMTATPIPRTLAISVFGEMDVSSIKQLPKGRKPIITTWAKHEQYDKVLMQMTAELKKGRQAYVICPLIESSEHLEDVQNVVALFESLQQYYGVSRVGLLHGKLSADEKDDVMQKFSNHEIDILVSTTVVEVGVNVPNATFMMIYDADRFGLSTLHQLRGRVGRSDQQSYCVLIASPKTETGIERMTIMTQTTDGFELSERDLEMRGPGDFFGVKQSGLPDFLVANLVEDYRMLEVARDEAAELIHSGVFFENTYQHLRHFIEENLLHRSFD
- the fapR gene encoding transcription factor FapR gives rise to the protein MRGETLKLKKDKRREAIRQQIDSNPFITDHELSDLFNVSIQTIRLDRTFLNIPELRKRIKLVAEKNYDQISSIEEQEFIGDLIQVNPNDKAQSILDITSDSVFHKSGIARGHVLFAQANSLCVALIKQPTVLTHESTIQFIEKVKLNDTVRAEAQVVNQTTKHYYVEVKSYVKHKLVFKGNFKMFYDKRG
- the plsX gene encoding phosphate acyltransferase PlsX is translated as MVKLAIDMMGGDNAPDIVLEAVQKAVEDFKDLEIILFGDKAKYTLNHERIEFRHCSEKIEMEDEPVRAIKRKKDSSMVKMAEAVKSGEADGCVSAGNTGALMSAGLFIVGRIKGVARPALVVTLPTIDGKGFVFLDVGANADAKPEHLLQYAQLGNIYAQKIRGINNPKISLLNIGTEPAKGNSLTKKSYSLLDQEDTLNFVGNIEAKTLMDGDTDVVVTDGYTGNMVLKNLEGTAKSIGKMLKDTIMSSTKNKIAGAILKKDLDAFAKKMDYSEYGGSVLLGLEGTVVKAHGSSNAKAFYSAIRQAKIAGEQNIVRTMKETVGESNG
- the fabD gene encoding ACP S-malonyltransferase, encoding MGKTAIIFPGQGAQKVGMAQDLYNNNELATEILTSAANTLDFDILETMFTDEDGKLGETENTQPALLTHSSALLVALRNLNPDYTMGHSLGEYSSLVAANVLSFEDAVKIVRKRGQLMAQAFPTGVGSMAAVLGLDYKEVDNICKSLSTEDMIIEPANINCPGQIVVSGHKELIDELVEKGKSLGAKRVMPLAVSGPFHSSLMKVIEEDFLNYINQFEWNDAKFPVVQNVNAQGETDKEVIKLNMVKQLYSPVQFIKSTEWLIDQGVDHFIEIGPGKVLSGLIKKINRDVKLTSIQTLEDVKGWNEND
- the fabG gene encoding 3-oxoacyl-[acyl-carrier-protein] reductase; amino-acid sequence: MTKSALVTGASRGIGRSIALQLAEEGYNVAVNYAGSKEKAEAVVEEIKAKGVDSFAIQANVADADEVKAMIKEVVSQFGSLDVLVNNAGITRDNLLMRMKEQEWDDVIDTNLKGVFNCIQKATPQMLRQRSGAIINLSSVVGAVGNPGQANYVATKAGVIGLTKSAARELASRGITVNAVAPGFIVSDMTDALSDELKEQMLTQIPLARFGQDTDIANTVAFLASDKAKYITGQTIHVNGGMFM
- a CDS encoding acyl carrier protein, whose protein sequence is MENFDKVKDIIVDRLGVDADKVTEDASFKDDLGADSLDIAELVMELEDEFGTEIPDEEAEKINTVGDAVKFINSLEK
- the rnc gene encoding ribonuclease III, producing the protein MSKQKKSEIVNRFRKRFDTKMTELGFTYHNIDLYQQAFSHSSFINDFNMNRLDHNERLEFLGDAVLELTVSRYLFDKHPNLPEGNLTKMRATIVCEPSLVIFANKIGLNEMILLGKGEEKTGGRTRPSLISDAFEAFIGAMYLDQGLDVVWRFAEKVIFPHVEQNELLGVVDFKTQFQEYVHQQNKGDVTYNLIKEEGPAHHRLFTSEVILQGQAIAEGKGKTKKESEQRAAESAYKQLKQIK